The nucleotide sequence CAGATATGCCTGATTATTGCTTACAAGATCTCGCCAACCTCCAGGAACTGTACATAAATCACAACCAGATTAACAGCATATCAGCAAATGCCTTTTCTGGCTTAAGGAATTTACTAAGACTTCACCTGAATTCCAACAAACTGAGAGTGATTGACAGCCGTTGGTTTGAGTCGACCCCTAACTTGGAGATCCTCATGATTGGAGAAAATCCTGTAATTGGCATTCTAGATATGAACTTCAAACCGCTAAGCAATTTGAGAAGTCTAGTTTTAGCAGGAATGGAACTCACAGAAATCCCTGGAAATGCTTTAGTTGGATTGGATAGCCTCGAAAGTCTCTCCTTCTATGATAATAAACTGGTAAGAGTGCCTCAGCTTGCACTTCAGAAGGTGCCAGCCTTGAAATTCCTTGATCTAAACAAGAACCCTGTTCATAAAATTCAAGAAGGTGACTTCAGCAACATGCTTCGCTTGAAAGAACTTGGTATTAACAATATGGTTGAACTTGTTTCTATTGACAGATATGCGCTGGATAACCTACCTGAACTTACAAAGTTGGAAGCTACAAATAACCCTAAATTGTCATACATTCATCGCTATGCCTTTCGGGAAGTTCCTTCCCTTGAAAGCCTGATGCTTAATAATAATGCATTAAATGCCCTGTATCAGAAGACTGTGGATAACCTCCCCAATCTACGTGAAGTAAGCATTCACAGCAACCCGATCAGGTGTGACTGTGTTATTCAATGGATGAATTCGAACAAAACCACCATTCGGTTCATGGAGCCTCAATCTATGTTTTGTGCTATGCCACCAGAATACAGAGGGCAGCAAGTTAAAGAAGTTCTCATGCAGGAGACTGCGGAACAATGTCTTCCAATGATTGCGCATGACACTTTTCCAAATCACCTGAATGTAGATGTTGATGTAACAGTCTCCTTAGATTGTCGTGCAATGGCAGAGCCTGAACCTGAAATCTACTGGGTCACACCACTTGGAAGTAAAATCACAGTAGACACCCTGTCAGATAAATATAAACTGAGCAATGAGGGAACTCTCGACATTTCTCACATTCGCATTGAGGACTCTGGCCGATACACTTGCGTTGCTCAGAACTCTGAAGGAGCTGATACAAGAGTTGCAACCATTCGTGTTAATGGAACCCTCCTAGATGGAACTCAGGTTTTGAAAATATATGTGAAGCAAGCTGAATCCCACTCTATCTTAGTGTCATGGAGAGTGAACTCCAATGTCATGACCTCCAATTTGAAGTGGTCATCAGCCACCATGAAGATTGATAACCCCCACATTACATACACCGCAAGGGTTCCCGTTGATGTCCATGAATATAACCTGACGCATCTCCAACCTTCGACAGAATATGAGGTCTGTCTTACTGTATCTAACATCCACCAGCAGACCCAGAAATCATGTGTCAACGTTACTACAAAGGGGGTGGCATTCTCACTGGATATTTCTGACCAAGGAACAAGCACAGCACTAGCAGCTGTAATGGGCTCAATGTTTGCCATAATTAGCATTGCCTCGATAGCTGTTTACATTGCCAAACGCCTCAAGCGGAAGAACTACCACCATTCACTGAAAAAGTACATGCAGAAGACCTCGTCCATCCCCTTGAATGAACTTTATCCACCACTTATAAATCTATGGGAAGGGGATAGTGAGAAAGAAAAAGATGGCTCTTCCGATGTGAAACCTACACCCGTTGACACATCAAGAAGCTACTATGTGTGGTAACTCTGGAGGAATTTCGCTTCTAGTTAAAGGGAGCACGGATACTTATTTTGCTTTTTTCTGCAAAAGTGAAAGTTCTGAACTTTTTTGTATTTTGGCTTTGCTAACTTGTGGCAGAGCTGTGAGGACAGGTGGATATTTCAGAGACTATTAGTATAGCGTATCGCCTTtgttgaacatttaaaaaaagaagggcaGCTCCATTTATCTTGCAAAATGCCTCAGTTGCTGTGCTTGATTACTTATTTCTCTCCCCACTGCAGAACTCCCAATATAAATTGGTGACCATACAAGGCAGTCTATGTTTTTAAAGGAGTGATGAGCCTTTGGAGGGTGTGCTCTTTTAATAAAAGCAGTTTACCTTAACTGTTGGGCACTGATCCACTTCCAggttatagttttttttttagcGTATTGAAGCTGACATATGGAATTAGACCCCATTCATTCTTCTATTGAATGCTGTTAGCCAACTGAACTGTATTGTTGTATCAACTATAATTTGCTGTTTTGGAATTTGAAAGCCCAAACTCTTGTACATTTTATTTGCCTTCTTTGCTTGAACTAGTTTTACAATTTACCTTAGACACATGTGTGGTTAATGTTTAAACCAATAATAGTGTAATGCGCTCTTAAAAACTgcaacgtttaaaaaaaaaacacttggtgATTTATTGAGGGACTTTAGTTGCCAGATTTTTCTGAATGGCTCTATACCTGCATTTAGTATCAATGGTTTAAAACAATGAATTTTATTGTGAGACGTAAAGTGTAAAATGAGGACAAAACTATAATAAATTAGTCTTGAGCTTGATTTTTATAGAGCTTTGTCTCTGATTAAAGTGTTCTTCTTTGAAGCTATGCCTATTGTCTCTGCAGAGTTTCTACATTTCCTTTTGACATCTGACAAATTGAGCTGCTTGACCATAATTCCTTCTTGATTGAAGCAAAAATGAAGCTCATCACTGGCAGTAGAATATGCCAATCTAGCAACTGTAATGGATCATTCTGGATAAAAAGCTTATTGTGAAGTGGGGATCTTTTGTTGTATTGATGAAGAATGATTCTTGTAAGAGTAGGGACAGAAGTTATGTAATCTTCAATCTCTTAATACCTATCAAAATGCTGAAAGTAGGTTTTGTTCTTTTAACAATCTTCATGAATGCAAGACCCAAGGGTTGGCCTGCCTGAATTCAATAAGTTTTGTGCTTTTTTTCGCCTAACAaaattaaaggggtatttttcaatgGCCGAGAATTATTCTTTGTCTCCACCGATCAGGCTAAGACTAGAATCTTTTATCTTGCTTTGCTTTTCTGCAAGCTATCTTTTGCTGACATTAGTGTTTGTAACCTGGttcccattgatgaagcagctcggGTCCTAACAGGATGGAAAATAAGCCAATGAAATTGTTCACTTATTTTATTTCTGTAGCTGCGTTAACCATGATTCTGTATATTTTTCAATGTtcaagatttattttaaaatgtatatAGAATAATTGTCATTGCCGAAACTGGGGAAAcacgaacaaagaacaatacagcacaggaactggcccttcgtcCCCcccagcctgtaccggtcatgataccaacctttgccaaaaccctcagcacttccttgtgctgtatccctctatacccatcctatccacaaTGCCTTTTGAATGgcattaatatatctgcttccacaacttcccctggcaacgcgttccaggcactcaccaccctctgtgtttatttttttttaaactgcatgaAAAAATAGTCAATCAAAAAGCTCTTGCCCATGAGCTAATCCTCCAAATACAACAAATAACTATgctaagcttttttaaaaaaaaagaatgaatctATTGTTCACTGCAAAGGACTTGTATGAGCTATTGCCTTCTGTCAGTTGATGTCACATAAGTGTGTACAAAGAACGATTAAACCCCTCCTTGCAAATAAATGATGCTGCTGAAACATAATTGATTGGGATACCTTTGCGCTGTCATCCAAAGGTTATTCTCTCTATATTTATGGTCTTGAAGGATATTTATACAAATGCCACCATTTGGCTTTCGTGGAACAATGTGTCATTGTCGTACTGATTTGAGAAAGAGCTGAAAAATTTATAGCCTCCTATACCCCAGCACCATGGACAGTACCCTGCTGCTTCAACTTTCTTTTAGCTTTTTATTCTAATTTACAGAACAATTGAAGAATTCCACGGTCTCTGGTGTCATATGAACCCCATGTATTGCTGTTGGCACAACATAATTGTTTGTATAAACATTCTTAGGTCATTTTGGTATTTACAAAATTAACAGTTGGTCATAATTTCATAACTGAAGGATTTGTGCCTGAGAATTGAAATGTTTGATTTGAAGACTTTCTCTCCATCATTAGGGAAGGACCAACAGACATCTTGAAATTGTAGCTCCATTCAAATGTAAAATATCATAAGTCTTTTTCATCAATTAGTGGACAGTTCTTTTATTAAATGTGATTTTTATATTTTGATACTTTAGCTTTGTGAAATGACATTCTGTATTGCTTGATTCTTTGACATTAACTTTAGTCTGAGAGCACATGGGTTAGTTTGATTTTTAAACTGTAGATCGTCTAATTGAAAGAAATAATAATTTGTTCCATTTGTGGAAACTCATGTTTGTAAACATGAGAAATGTCCACATTTGACTGACtgcctttaaattaaaaaatagtgCCTTGGGAAATGTATATTTCCCCCTCCATTTATTAAATTTATGCTTGTAGTATTGTTCGATATATTGTACCTGCCAATGATTCAAGCCCACAAGTGGGAAGGGATCACAAATTCAGCTTCCACAAGAAGTTTATGCTGAAGTAGAAATGGACAGAGTTTGTTGTCCAACATAGATACAGGCTGGAATTCTCTTTTCTGGTTGGCAGCACACCCCGCCTGCGTGTTTcccagtggcttgagtgggaaaATCCCATTAAGaacaaacaaaagaacaaagaaaagtacagcacaggaaccccttcagccctccaagcctacgccaaccatgctgctcgtctaaactaaaatcttctacacttcgggGGTCCgtagccctctattcccatcctattcatgtattggtcAAGATGCCCCTAAAACATCACTATTGGCCCAGCTTTTCCCTGAGGGTGAGAATGTGCAGCCATGCCTGATCATAGGCCCATTAGttctgcaagagagagggaagttTTCCAATGAGCGTGACATAATGGGTTTGATCGATATGCTTGCCACAGTTGAAGAGCTGGAATTGTGCACAGTCTGAgaggtatgtgtgtgtctgaagCCAAGGTGGCAGACAAATGTATTACGATGTATGAAAATAACTTTCTGCCCAGGAAACACACCGGCAAAGGAAAAGCGAATAAACTAATACAATTAAGTCAGGTAGCCCTCtcgatttaaaataaaaaaataaagatttaaaatttaaggtcatcaacctgaaacacaaCTTGCATTTCACTCGACAGATGCcacctgacctgttgagtatttccaatattttgttttttatttcagacttccagcatctgcaggactTTGCTTTTGAATACAGCCTTTAAATCTGGTCAGGGGATGGGCAGTGGCGGCAGCAGATTTAAGCTTATTGGGGAAAGATAGAAGTAACAGTAAACTTAAATGTGAGGCAAAAATACATTCACTGTTGGAGGCAGAAGAATGTAGACAGTTGAAAAGGGGATTGAGGGATAAAGACCAAAGCATGGCAATGGTGGTGGAGGATCCACATTTATGATAAAGGAGCACATCATCTCAAGAGCCATGTAACCTCTCATAATTAGATAAACTTGCAGAATAAAAGatgtggggaggcggtggcgtagtgattgtcactggactgatgCCACTGTACGATGGCATCAGTCTTGTGCTTGTGCTGCAAaggatagtaatccagagacccaaagtactgctctggggtcccaggttcaaatcccaccactgcagatggtgaaatttgaattcaataaaaatctggaatttgaagtctaatgatgaccatgaaaccattgttgattgtcggggaaacccatctggttcactaatgtcctttagggaaggaaatctgccgtccttcctGATCTagcctacatgttactccagacccacagcaaatgtggttgactattaactgtcccctcaagggcaattaaggatgggcaatgaatgctgccaCAGCCAGCGCCACCCACTTCccataaacaaatttttaaaataaatacgtGCTTAAGCACTCGCGTGAAACAATTTAGAGCTAATTTCTTAGCTTGGAGCATCTAATAAGAGTGAAGCATCATGCCAAATGAAGGCAGATATTTACAGATGCACAATCATGTCCAtaggaccataagaaataggaataggccccgaaagcctgctccaccattcaatagaatCATGACTGGTCGGACGTGCCTCGtgtccattttcctgccctttcgccgtaacccttgatttccttactgatcaagaatttgTCTATCTGatccttaaatatacacaaaggCAGCCCctgcagctctctgtggtaaggaGTTTCCAAAGACTCAACCTCAGAGAACAATGCCTTACCATTTAAATtgacacccctttattctgagaatatgtcctctggtcctacactcttCCATGAGGGAAACCATCCTCTCAGCGTTTACCCTGTCAAGACCACTGAGGATCctaaatgtttcaatgagataatctctcattcttctaaatttcaatgaatAGAACCTGttgaacctttgctcataagacaatccctccatggaacatagcacagtacaggcccttcagcccacgatgctgtgccgaccatttattctaatctaagctcaacctaacctacaccccttcaatttactgctagaCATGTGCctttccaagagtcgcttaaatgtccctaatgaccctgactccaccacctccgctggaagtgcattccacacacccaccgctctgtgtaaagaacctacctctgacatctcccctataccttcctccaatcatcttaaaagtatgtcccctcatgacagccatttctgccctggggaaaagtctctggctatccactttatccatgccttccatcaccttgtacaccttaatcaagtcacctctcttccttcttcactccagtgagaaaaaccctagctccaGGTTGGGGATCATCCTagcgaaccttctctgaaccgtcttcaatgaaataatatctttccttcaATAATGGGACCAAAGCTGCTCACggtactccagatgtagtctcaccagtaccttgtacagttgcagcaagacatccctactcttaTATTCCAACCCACTTGAAATAAgggccttcctgattacctgctgcataaGTGTGTTGGCTTTCTGTATTTCATCCATAAGTGCTCCTAAGTCCTGTGTTGTGGAAGTCTGACGTTTttatccatttaaataatactctgttctaTTGCTCTCCCTTAataaacaacttcacattttcccacattatactccatatgCCAACATTTTGCCCAcatttgcaaactgtttgtaacACTCTTACAACTACACTCTGACAACTTGCCTTTccatctatctttgtgtcatctgcaaatttggccgcAGTTCATTTATTTCCTTCCTTCAAGTTATTAATAtgaattgtaaacagttgcgatcccagcactgatccctgtggaaccccacttgtTACAggtcgccaacctgaaaaagaaccccttatccccacttgctatttgaaaatgaaaaccgcttattgtcacgagtaggcttcaatgaagttactgtgaaaagcccctagtcaccacattccggcgcctgtccggggaggctggtacgggaatcgaaccgtgctgctggcctgctttgtctgctttaaaagccagcgatttagcccagtgagctaaaccagcctgccCATTTGCCAATTCTCTTTGTGCCAGTATAATACCTCCAatgccatgggctcttatcttaatGCTTAACCTTTTGTGAAGTACCTTGTCttgtgccttctggaagtccaaatacaacacatctaccTTCTATCCACTATGGCTGTGACTTCCTcgaaactctaataaattagtcagacagtatttccctttcatgaagccatgctgactctgctcgaGTAGATTATGCTTTTCCAAATGTGCTactaagacttccttaataattgattccaacatttttccaacaatagatgttaggttaatcagcctatagttacctgttttTTTTGCCTATCTCCCCTTTTGCCTATCTCCCCTTTTGAATATGAGTGTTACATAGGAAACTATCCGCTGTGCACGCTATGAATTTGTTGTCATAAAACTTGATGAGCCCAATCAtcttgaagattaaagtcacccataattatcgCTCCATTCTTTTTACATGTTCCTATTATTTGTTGTTTTATACACTTTCCTCGTCTGGCTACTGTTTGAGGGTCAATATGCTACTCCTACCAATGTCTGCTGTTTTTTACTGACACCCAAATGGACTCTACATCATCTGAGTCTAGGTCGTCTCTCACAACTGTCCTCATTTCATCTCTTCatagcagtccccccccccccccccccccccccccccggccatgtcCTTCTCTCCCATCTTTCTGAAAGGTCAAATATTCCTGAATATTAAGTTCCTAATTTTAATCACTTTGTaaccatgtctccaaaatgggtATGAGATCATACCTCTATTTGCGCCATCATTTTGTCTACCTTATTCTGAATGCTTCATGCATTAAGATACAAAGCCTTTAGGCTTGCCTTTTTCCCATTTTTAATCATCCTAACTTTGCTTTGTACTGTGGCCCTATTGACCCCTCACCCTTCATTACCTTGTCTGCTATTTTTGCATTTAAGTGTTCTTTCATTTATTGATGtcctggtttctctttcccttgtcACCCTGCTTAGGTTCCCTCCCCCATGCtattctagtttaaaccctccccaaccacactaGCAAATACTTGCCCTCGGACATCAGTCCCAGCCCTGTCCAGCTTGTACTGGttgcacctcccccagaaccagtcccaatgtcctTGGAATAGAAAGCCCTCCTCCATGCATCATCTTTCCAACTGCATATTCATCTGATACATCCcgctatttcatagaatcatagaatttacagtgcagaaggaggccatttggcccattgagtctgcaccagctcttggaaaaagcacccgacctaagcccacgcccccaccctgtccccataaaccagtaaccctgcccaagactaagggcaattttggacactaagggcaatttagcatggccaatccacctaacctgcacatctttgtactgtggaaggaaaccggagcacccggaggaaacccgctcacacactgggagaacgtgcagactccgcacagacagtgacccaagccgggaatcgcacctgggaccctggagctgtgaaacaattgtgctaaccaatatgctaatGTGCTGCCCTGATTATTTCTACTCTGATTAGCATGTATCACTTGTAGTAATCCTAAGCTCACATCCTTTTGAGGGCTTACTTTTCAATTTCCTTCCAAACTCCCTGTATTTGGCTTTTAGGACCTTATCCCTTTGTTTACCTATGTCATTgttaccgatgtgtaccatgaccactggctgttcaccctccccttcagaatGCTCTGCAGCTGCTTTGACACATCCTTGACCCGAGCACCAGGCCCTCACCCGATCAGCAGCTTCCACTTGCCCTGCGTCACTTTCAAATGCTAATCTCGCCTCAGGAGCTCCGCCTCTGGATGGTGTGTATGTACACTGGGCTCTTCCTTTTGCAGTTTTCCCACTGCTCTGCTCAGCTGCTGCCCACCAGAGTTGCTCTCTTTCTCTAACCTCCAGTTACTTAAAATCCCTTTTTCTCTTATGCTCCGAATTCCGTAAAAACTTACTTTTGTTTTAAAGGCCACCACTGACCTTCAGTGAAAACAAGGGACTGATCACCTCCTCCCTCTTTCACCTAAATCCATGTTTCACCAAACTTCAGTTGCACTGATACAACAAGGAGCACTGGAGGAGTCTTCCTTTTATGGCCTCTAATTCAAGGTTTCTGAAACTGGATTACATCAATTGTCTAATTAACTAGCTTAAGCAGAGAGCCTGTAAACGTCTGTTTTAAAGCTGCAATTAAACTTAACCCAGTCAAAAGAGAAATTATGCGATGAGAATTAACCAATGCACAAGATATTCAGAAGATTTTGTTTATTTGGCTGTAGACATTGCGGGCAGGcctagcatttattgccgattTCTAATAGCCCCGAGGAAGCtggctgtaatgaactccaattggctttattggttggccaattggagtatgagctccctcaatgatagctctttgagggggcccatataatcacctgtgtaggctttgtgagcagtctttagttgactggactgctagcagcactgtttggagctgctcctgtaatatcgttattgtaaataaatattggtgtggtgacggaattcctgcctcccgtggattactacagtggcgacgaggtacactacgaattttgcggagagcagctgccgcactcggagggtaagccttgccatttaaaaaaatgctgttttttgggaggttagaggcattcgacccggctattgaggactggtcccagtacgtggagagaatgtgttacttcttccgggcaaattataTACTGACTGACGAaaagagacggcttatcctgctgtcggcgtgcggaccctccgctttcgccattatacatagtctgacttatcccgatgcgccggacacgaaaactttccaagaagtaacagaattggtgaaagagcactacgacccaaaaccacccctcattttgcgtaggtacagattctacacagcgaagcgggaagacagggagtcagtcacgaatttcttgacccgcctgagaaggctggcggaaaaatgtgagttcggcccgacgctaaatgaactGCTTCGgtaccggttagtgtgtggtataaacgacctcacaatacagaaacgcctgttggcggaagcggagctagactgcaggcaggcgttacagctcgcactgtccctagaaaaggcagcaagtggagcgcaggaactacagggcacgccaatggaggtagatacttgTGAGATGGACTACCACAacaggtcctgctaccagatagccgctctcaggaaaaacctgaggaatagagggaaaaaggaaaaccccag is from Scyliorhinus canicula chromosome 11, sScyCan1.1, whole genome shotgun sequence and encodes:
- the lrrn1 gene encoding leucine-rich repeat neuronal protein 1, translating into MCKKNCSTICHVMMGFMTLCLIEASPQPSECPQLCVCEIRPWFTPQSTYREAATVDCNDLRLTRIPSNLSADTQVLLLQSNNIGKTTDEFQQMFNLTELDLSQNNFTNIHDVGLTNLTQLTTLHLEENQIADMPDYCLQDLANLQELYINHNQINSISANAFSGLRNLLRLHLNSNKLRVIDSRWFESTPNLEILMIGENPVIGILDMNFKPLSNLRSLVLAGMELTEIPGNALVGLDSLESLSFYDNKLVRVPQLALQKVPALKFLDLNKNPVHKIQEGDFSNMLRLKELGINNMVELVSIDRYALDNLPELTKLEATNNPKLSYIHRYAFREVPSLESLMLNNNALNALYQKTVDNLPNLREVSIHSNPIRCDCVIQWMNSNKTTIRFMEPQSMFCAMPPEYRGQQVKEVLMQETAEQCLPMIAHDTFPNHLNVDVDVTVSLDCRAMAEPEPEIYWVTPLGSKITVDTLSDKYKLSNEGTLDISHIRIEDSGRYTCVAQNSEGADTRVATIRVNGTLLDGTQVLKIYVKQAESHSILVSWRVNSNVMTSNLKWSSATMKIDNPHITYTARVPVDVHEYNLTHLQPSTEYEVCLTVSNIHQQTQKSCVNVTTKGVAFSLDISDQGTSTALAAVMGSMFAIISIASIAVYIAKRLKRKNYHHSLKKYMQKTSSIPLNELYPPLINLWEGDSEKEKDGSSDVKPTPVDTSRSYYVW